AACCAGATCGATCGACATAAGCATGATGACCGCAAAAAACCGACGATTTTTGAAAAGCTTTCTTGGAAAGATGCGCGCGGCTTTCGCCGAAGGCAGTTTCGTAAAACATACAATGCCTGCTCCAGACTTTTGCAGCGAGTCAACAGAAAACTTTTTCCCAAAAGGAAACGGATAGTTTTGTATTCAACAAGACACCAGGCAATAGCCAATCAAAAAGCTGCTCATAACGACCCGGCGGCCACGGCTGTATTCGCGGGCCACGGCGTCGTCGACACCGCGACGGAGCACTACGGCAAACGTCGAGTTGGCCGGGTCAATCCGAATCTCCCAACGGCCACAATGGATTCTCTAATGGGGGTGCGGAGGAAACACTTCAAAAAAGATCCTATACAGGAATAAGTACTCGAAACGACATCGCATTTTTGCGTCCATGTAACACGGCTCTCCGTCCATGTAGCATGATGGATTTCGTCCATGTAACACGCCTTATTGTCCATGTAGCAAAAATTTCCGCACCACGACCCAACAAAAACGGGATGCCCGCTTCAAACCCTGGGATGCCCGCCACACCTGCCTTGCGAGCCTTCAATCACCGCTACTTGGACGCGCGCTAAACATGTCCATGTAGCGCTTGCTCCGCGTACAAGTAACGGGGGGTATGCCACAAAATTCGGAACACCAAAAAACAAAAAAGCATACCCAACAATAAAAACGGCTCACCAAAACTCAATAAAGGCATCCCACAACATTCAAGCACGGAAAAACCACCGCATCCACCCTGGCGACGCTACATAGTTGGGCATCCCGACACATCAAAATAGCCTTGCAAAAAACCATTCCGAGAACGATTTTGGCGAAGCAAAATATGGCGCGAAGCGATCCCCTGGTGCGAAGCAAAATGGCGCGAAGCGATGGTCGCCAATATCGCCAAATGGGCACCCCCAAAATGTTTCATCTGAGACGCCAAGATTTGATTCATTTCCTGTTAATTTTTCCCAAGGAAGGGTATGCGTATTCCGGACCAAATTGACCACGGATTCCGGATGAAAGTGACCGCGTATTCCGGACCAAATTGACCAGTTGAATCGTCACTGTTCATTCGTTTCGAATGCTGCGCTGGATAACTCAGGCAAGCTCTTCCTCAGGAGGTGCTTATTGCCAATACGAGGTTATCCATGCGCTGGGCTCTGCCCAAGGAGTCATCCGCATGGCCGATAAATATGGCCATTAAAGACTGGAGGCGGCCTGTGCGCGAGCCATTGTCCACGACACGCCGACTCATGTGGCTGTCAAAAGCATTCTGATAAAGGGACTGGATTAGGAGCCCGCACGACAAACCGTGCCCCTGGGCGAAACTTATGGCGGCAAAGCTCGGTTTATCCGTGGCACCTTCCCGTTGCAGTAGGAGGCCGTCATGCACCCGATGCCCCAACTACTACCCTTGCTCAAGCAGCTGCGCTTGTCCGGTATTCTTGATTACCGGAGGTCCGCAACCGCGAAGCCATCGAGGGAAAGCTGCCCTACATTGACTTTCTGGCCTTGCTCGTCGCGGACGAAGTGGCCCGGCGCCAACAGCAAAAGTTCGCCAAGTTGCAACACCGCTCCGGCTGCAATGCCCAAAACACCTTGGAGACATTTGACTTCACCTTCAACGCCGGAATCAACCAAGGCATTGTCCGGGACTTGGCCACCAGCAGATTCATAGACGAGAAGGCCCCTGTGCTGATTCTCGGCCCTTGCGGCACCGTCAAAAGCCATCTGGGCTCAGTCCCTGGGGCATATGGCCGTACGCCGCGGCCACGACACGCTGTACATCAGCCATGCCAAGCTGCTTGGCATGCTCTAGGCGGCCCGAGCTGTGGGAAACTACGAACGGAAGCTGGCCCAGCTGGACCAAGGTGGACTTGCTGATCATTGATGACTTTGGGCTCAAGCCCATGCGCTCGGCCAGGATGAGGACTTCCACGACCTTGTCTCGGAACGCTATGAGCGTCGAGCCACGATCATGACCAGTAATCTCGACTTCAGCGAATGGGCCGAAGCGTTCCCGAACAACTGCTGGCCTCGGCTTTGGATCAGATCAGACACGGCGCATACAAGGTCGTTTTGACCGGAAAGAACTACCGGACGCCAAGAAGTCGTGAAGGGAAGAAGTGATTCGTGATTTCAGGTAATAAGGATGTCGTGCCGAGTTGCGTCAATCATGATGTTGCCACAGCATGAAAGCATGAGATAATCCTGTGGTAAGTTTCTTTATAGGTTTTTTCGTCATGACGTCATGCCAGGGACATGGCTGGCGCAAGCAGTGAAAAAGATCAGGTGCCTCGTTTATCATGCCGTCATGACATCATGATGGGGCAAGAGGGGCGGAGCACAGCGCGGCAATTGTCTCTTTCGGAACAGCCTCCTGGTCAACGGCCCTTCGGGCGCAAACTTCAAGGAGGGGGTGCAAATCCGAATGATTCAACCGTTTCAGCGTATAGCGCGACGGTTGTTTTTCCTTGCCGACGCAGGCGACATATGGATGGCCGGCGCCATTTTTGAGGATGTCGACCATGGGGCCGTATAGGGCCGAAAGGCGCAGCCGCGCAAACCTTTTTTTCAGGCGCAGAAAAATATCCAGGCCGGCCAGGTCCAGATCTCCCCACCAGAGCACGGATTTGGCGGCAAGCAACTGATTCAGCGACGGAGGCTGTCCAGCGCGAACAAGAGGGATCAGAGCAGAAAAATCTTTTCCGAAGGACTCTCTCCAGAAGGCCTCAACCTCTTGGTGTACGGCTGTCGAAGCCAGACCATAGCCGTAAACGGAAACCAGGCCGACTGTTTCCGCCGCGCCGGCTTCGACAGCGGCTTCGAAGCATTGTGGATTTTCAATAAGCAAAACAGCGGAAGGCGCCGGGGGCCCGGCTACAACGACATACCTTGGCGCGGGTCTGAAGCAGTCCCCAGGCCCGCACAGAGCGTCACGGACGGCCTTGCCGAAACTGCCCAGCAATTTTGAGCTGGACAACAGCAAGCGGGCGCTGCCGACAAATTCTGAAAATTTGCCCTTGTCCGAGTTTTTAAGCTCAAGCAACCCTGCCAGGATCAGCCCCATATCCTCCTTTGACAGCCCTTCGACGTTTTTGATGATGTTGTCCTTGCGAAGAAGCTTGCGGACGTCCTCTGGAAGGGTGGAGCGCTCGAGAGCCTCTTCCCACCATGTTTGGTGTTCTGGGACAGGCAACGGCAACAGGTTCAGCGACAACATGGTGCGGGGGATGCCATGATATTCGTCCCACGATCCCGCATTAACTTCGCCACGCCGCCTCAACGCGGCCATGCCCTTTTGCAGGGCAATACTGTCCAAACCTGATACATTCAGCAGCCGTTGCTGGATGCTCGCAGGACTTAACTTTTCCCGGCCGCGAGCCAACTTGCGAAGTCCCTGCCTAACTTTATCTTCTGCCTTGTCCAATTTGATATCCATATAGACGCTCGACTATGCTTAACCTGTTCGCTGATCGTCGCACAGGCCGATTAGGCTGTCTCAGTCATCTGCATTTGATTCTCCGAACCCCCTGCAACAACCTGGGCGTGCCAAAAGCCCATATTCTCGTCCTTTTCGATCTTTTCAAAGCGCACCCAGCGCCCTTTGGTGTGGGGATCGTTTTTTTCAACGTATCGTCTGGCCACGATAAATGAAGGAAATATATTGAAATTGTTGACGTAACCCTTGTTATGGATGAGGCCGACAAGCTGAAAAACCCCTTGACAGGCTTGCAAAGCGTTCAAACTTTCATTGATTAACTTGTCGTCAGACAAAGACGAAAGCATGCCGTCCAGAAGCACAAACGTTTGAGCCTGCCTTGCTGACTTTGAACGACCGCTGGATTGCATGTCGCGCTCCTTTGCAAATTCAGCAAGGCGCACAACCATCAATAACTGCAAGGCGACGCGCTGGCCGCCGCTTATTTTTGACTCGTTGATTTCTGAGTAATCAATTTTTTGTCCGCAGCGAATATGTGAATGTGTAAATTTTATTGAAGGGTTGCCAAAAAATATTTTATAAAACTGCTTTCTGACATCACTTAAAAAATCTCCTTTTTTGATGGAGTCTTCAAATTGTTTTTTGGTAATATTCCCTTTGTCCAATTCTATCCGTTGCTTTTCAGATTGGATTTCAATTTTGTCCCTGGTTGCATGAACAAGGCGTTCAATGTCGTCCTTTGTGGCCAATTTCGCATCAAAATAGAATGTGGCCTCCCCATTTTTTCCATGTTTTGCGCAGACACGTTTAAGCAGTTTGAAGTTATCTTCCGCCTTTTCCGACATGCCCACAATTCTTCCAACTTGTTTGTCCCATAGATGCTGGTAAGTCCAACTTAGTTTTTCAAAAACGCCGCGCTCTTCTGCAACATTAGCGCTTAAGATCTCTAAAAGGCTTTGGATTAGAGAAGGCTTTGCCTTCGCCGCTTCAACGTCCAGCAAAACAGATTCCGAAACCCTCCCCCGGTTCTCTTTGATAAAGCGACCGCATTCGCGTTGAAAATCGATGAGGGCATTGTCCCGATCTTTTTGCCGATCTTTTGCCCTTCTCGCTTTGTCGAACGATTCAAATTTCGCTATGTTTGTGCTGAGTTCCGCAATCGCATCGACAAGTTCCCTTGATTCTGGCCCCGCCTCTTCCGAAAGAATGCCTGCAAGCGATTGCTTGAGGCTCAAAGCTCCCTCGCTTTCGCCAACGTCGGCCAGATCCCCGACATCCGCGAGAATTTGCGCGAAATGTTTCATCTCCCTCTGGATATCAACCAAAGAACTGTCGTAGGATCTTGAGTATCCTCTTACCTTTTCGGAAACGGCGAGCAGGTTAGCGACTTGCTCGTTTAATTGTGCTTCTTGTTGCGCCAGTTCGCCGAGATTTTTTTTGATTTCACCAATTCTTCTCTCAGCATTCTCGTCCTCTGCCTTTACGGAAACGTATTTTTGCGCTTCGCAAAACTGAAAACGAAGTTTTTTGTCTATATCATCCAAGCTTTTATGTTGCTTTGAACGTTCGTCAACCAGCACGGAGACGTTTTTGCCTTCGTCAGACGCTATAAAGGCTGCCAAGGCTTCAAAATTGAAGGACTCTGCCTGGTGCCGCAAGCCTTGCAACAGCAGCTTTTCGTCTCCTCTCTTCTGTCGACCTCGATCTCGCTCCTCTTCAATCTCTGTCGCCATGCCCGCTTCTTCTTTCAATTCAAACTCGACCTTCCCCAGGGCGTCCTTGATCTCTGCATGTTTTTTCTGATCATACCCTGTCGCTCGAGCCAGATCCTGCGCGACGTCGCCTTGCCCGCGACATTTTGCACGGAACTCTGCAAGAGTCGCCTCCGCCTGCGAAATGGCTTCGTCTTGCAAATGTTTTTCCTGTGCGAATTTTTCCTTTGTCCTCTTAACTTCATCTTCGAGTCGGTTCCGTAGGAGCACCAACTTCTCAACGCGCCCTGCAAAAGTTTTTTCGGCGCTTAACAGCCAGGCCTGTCGCCTTTCTTCGTCCCCAGCCCCAGGAAATTCATTCAGCAAGCCGTGCGACTCGACGTCGTTCGACTGGGTGCCCACGGATCGTTCACGCAAAAATGTCCGCAGGCCTTCAAATGCCGGAATGGAGGCTCCCGCTGCGGCCAGGATCTTTTTTGCGAGATCCCGGGCCCCTGCTTCGCTCCCCCTTGTGACGCTGTCACAGGCATTTCGAATGAGCATCGAGGCCGGCGAACGGGGCGACAAATCCACCGTGCCGCGCAGCAAGACCTCGTGCCTGGCCTTCAGGTTCCGGAGCCGTTTTTCCGCGACTTTGCGAGCGTTTTCCAATTTTTCCGGATGGAGCAAAATGTCCGCCATCTCCCCGAGATACGGACATACAACATCTTCCAGGCCGGAGAAATCGCCCGAGGAAAGCAGTTTTGTCAGGCCGGGCTCAAGGAAGACAGGGACCGGCAACTTCTTCGCGTCGAATATCTCGGCCAGCCGGGCAGCGTCTTGGGGGGTTTTGACGACAGGAGAAAAAATCAAGGGGGAAAAAAGCTTCAGCGCCTGGGCCTTACGCTCCGAAGACATCCCGGAAGATTCTATTGTTTGGTGCAGAAGCGAGTAATCCAGGTCGCCAGGGATGTTGCTCAATGCCAGATTA
The sequence above is a segment of the Desulfonatronum thiodismutans genome. Coding sequences within it:
- a CDS encoding coiled-coil domain-containing protein, with the translated sequence MSLIKRIEITNFLDSKGRDEWAPDIAWETLDLAAKSTIILAPNGTCKTSLTLAIFALLTRKKSFIKQVKSKMSPKGARSNMSHVRIEFFRPHDRYLVQRSLDPVGMPISGDTWVFGICGHNDNSDKLIYYFFRGTFDTVPLAFAANDVITLIPDPDIADSVKAAPEGIYDVGSDTWKSLIGDHIPRRQLDLLQQFQNKGGGDHNAPLFPVIQKGAERYDEAFFYQHVVPQLVSGIHRPDPEDSDGDAGAEESLEETLVKGSYGLLQNKHDLEKTKARLDATQGTFNDLRSLSEHAGAINTAEAAYKKALGKVAEVGAALRAVLHSGLPGLPVMVLHGDAQVNKLLEHMAISPGEDVYLRAPGMDGVINSARDVYQILRDFKLRSSKISQVVEIVTQEHMAKISRAPQSGRYLSEADAVEFIKKVPETYLRDSAGDVAAFRAQKIEIVKTAFGHFRKRIDTSPHRRHLALLAQKTEAMRGAGAGVAKRIAGGNEEKAALEAGRQEREGVRAAWRQMFASELFSPDEIANPAAAEKDLNVKRKELRDSIEILSENINRIGSAQDALIKFRKQYPGREPLDVSADLQARRQDCRKRLTTTDNALESLDHERCRCRLHAKKLEIHREELRQSAAALEMQEKSLAKLHQAFPGMSVTEIAASLDDNERALQDEFVRLQKALQTSQKKHDEFEVDAKRQIKDADKETQFIRTNFETQAEGLRNLFPDLEALDVFKEQYGPEADPEAIKAARQEKLQKLEPKTAKIEKSTEEQARYLSALEQKKLAPGKISNLALSNIPGDLDYSLLHQTIESSGMSSERKAQALKLFSPLIFSPVVKTPQDAARLAEIFDAKKLPVPVFLEPGLTKLLSSGDFSGLEDVVCPYLGEMADILLHPEKLENARKVAEKRLRNLKARHEVLLRGTVDLSPRSPASMLIRNACDSVTRGSEAGARDLAKKILAAAGASIPAFEGLRTFLRERSVGTQSNDVESHGLLNEFPGAGDEERRQAWLLSAEKTFAGRVEKLVLLRNRLEDEVKRTKEKFAQEKHLQDEAISQAEATLAEFRAKCRGQGDVAQDLARATGYDQKKHAEIKDALGKVEFELKEEAGMATEIEEERDRGRQKRGDEKLLLQGLRHQAESFNFEALAAFIASDEGKNVSVLVDERSKQHKSLDDIDKKLRFQFCEAQKYVSVKAEDENAERRIGEIKKNLGELAQQEAQLNEQVANLLAVSEKVRGYSRSYDSSLVDIQREMKHFAQILADVGDLADVGESEGALSLKQSLAGILSEEAGPESRELVDAIAELSTNIAKFESFDKARRAKDRQKDRDNALIDFQRECGRFIKENRGRVSESVLLDVEAAKAKPSLIQSLLEILSANVAEERGVFEKLSWTYQHLWDKQVGRIVGMSEKAEDNFKLLKRVCAKHGKNGEATFYFDAKLATKDDIERLVHATRDKIEIQSEKQRIELDKGNITKKQFEDSIKKGDFLSDVRKQFYKIFFGNPSIKFTHSHIRCGQKIDYSEINESKISGGQRVALQLLMVVRLAEFAKERDMQSSGRSKSARQAQTFVLLDGMLSSLSDDKLINESLNALQACQGVFQLVGLIHNKGYVNNFNIFPSFIVARRYVEKNDPHTKGRWVRFEKIEKDENMGFWHAQVVAGGSENQMQMTETA
- a CDS encoding site-specific integrase — its product is NQIDRHKHDDRKKPTIFEKLSWKDARGFRRRQFRKTYNACSRLLQRVNRKLFPKRKRIVLYSTRHQAIANQKAAHNDPAATAVFAGHGVVDTATEHYGKRRVGRVNPNLPTATMDSLMGVRRKHFKKDPIQE
- a CDS encoding Wadjet anti-phage system protein JetD domain-containing protein — its product is MDIKLDKAEDKVRQGLRKLARGREKLSPASIQQRLLNVSGLDSIALQKGMAALRRRGEVNAGSWDEYHGIPRTMLSLNLLPLPVPEHQTWWEEALERSTLPEDVRKLLRKDNIIKNVEGLSKEDMGLILAGLLELKNSDKGKFSEFVGSARLLLSSSKLLGSFGKAVRDALCGPGDCFRPAPRYVVVAGPPAPSAVLLIENPQCFEAAVEAGAAETVGLVSVYGYGLASTAVHQEVEAFWRESFGKDFSALIPLVRAGQPPSLNQLLAAKSVLWWGDLDLAGLDIFLRLKKRFARLRLSALYGPMVDILKNGAGHPYVACVGKEKQPSRYTLKRLNHSDLHPLLEVCARRAVDQEAVPKETIAALCSAPLAPS